One segment of Pyricularia oryzae 70-15 chromosome 3, whole genome shotgun sequence DNA contains the following:
- a CDS encoding MFS transporter — MSTTLPPKGDASVAGASQPDRITDHDLLGGGDSDGKPEVEHHSGDVTSAAELTPEELELEKKLKKKIDTLIMPLVVLVYLMNYIDRNNYAAARLQGLETDLNLSDSQYQLGLSILFVGYILAQVPSNMLLNYMGRPSLYLGLFTMLWGSVSALTSLVKSFGQIVACRFILGMVEAPFFPGVLFYLSKWYTKSELNLRMSIFYSGSLISGAFGNLIAGGILSGLGNSHGLSPWQWLYIIEGVITVAVGFLLIFVLPDFPDTWKGLSPELKQIANRRLAIEAAQADVDEAGGMSQLKGFKLAMMDPCTYVLALSYMCATGTAGFQNFFPTLTSTFVAGDDRVKALLLCAPPYLFITVGSLVHSVFSDRVGNRFWFYMYPIPVTIVGFLIFMFVDDSNFGAKYFSLFLMVVVFNMNGTTYAWIANAIPRPPAKRAAAFAFINSIGNSASIWTPFTYRQKDFPSYKLAMGINIGLQAVAAVCGVLMWYILTSRNKQLERMENEDSELSGKDLAVLQKTADLAGVDITTARRQQKGYRYMI; from the exons atgtcAACCACCTTGCCGCCAAAGGGCGATGCGAGCGTGGCTGGTGCCTCGCAGCCCGACCGAATCACCGACCATGACCTGTTGGGTGGCGGAGACAGCGACGGCAAGCCCGAGGTCGAGCACCACTCTGGAGACGTGACTTCGGCCGCAGAATTGACGCCCGAGGAGCTCGAGCTGGAAAAGAAGCTCAAGAAGAAGATTGACACGCTCATCATGCCGTTGGTGGTGCTAGTCTATCTGATGAACTATATCGATCG CAACAATTATGCCGCAGCCAGGCTCCAAGGCCTCGAGACGGACCTCAATCTCAGCGACTCGCAGTACCAGCTCGGGCTCTCCATCCTCTTTGTTGGTTACATCCTCGCTCAGGTGCCGTCCAACATGCTGCTCAACTACATGGGCCGCCCGTCGCTCTACCTGGGTCTCTTCACCATGCTCTGGGGGTCCGTGTCTGCCCTGACCTCGCTGGTCAAGAGTTTTGGACAGATCGTCGCGTGCAGGTTCATCCTCGGCATGGTCGAGGCGCCCTTCTTCCCGGGCGTGCTGTTCTACCTGTCCAAGTGGTACACCAAGTCGGAGCTGAACCTGCGCATGTCCATCTTTTACTCTGGGTCCCTGATCTCGGGTGCATTCGGCAATCTGATTGCAGGAGGGATCCTGAGTGGGTTGGGGAACTCGCACGGTTTGTCTCCGTGGCAGTGGCTGTACATTATTGAAG GCGTCATCACCGTCGCGGTCGGCTTCCTCCTCATCTTTGTGCTCCCCGACTTCCCCGACACCTGGAAGGGGCTGTCGCCAGAGCTCAAGCAGATCGCCAACCGCCGCCTGGCCATCGAggcggcgcaggccgacgtgGACGAGGCCGGCGGCATGAGCCAGCTCAAGGGCTTCAAGCTGGCCATGATGGACCCTTGCACCTACGTCCTGGCCCTCTCGTACATGTGCGCGACCGGCACGGCCGGCTTCCAAAACTTCTTCCCCACCCTCACCAGCACCTTTGTCGCCGGCGACGACCGGGTCAAGGCCCTGCTGCTCTGCGCGCCGCCCTACCTGTTCATCACGGTCGGTTCGCTGGTCcactctgtcttttccgacCGGGTTGGGAACCGGTTCTGGTTCTACATGTACCCCATTCC AGTCACCATTGTCGGCTTCCTCATCTTCATGTTTGTCGACGACTCCAACTTTGGCGCAAAGTACTTCTCGCTCTTCCTCATGGTGGTCGTCTTCAACATGAACGGCACCACCTACGCCTGGATCGCCAACGCCATCCCCCGCCCGCCCGCCaagcgcgccgccgcctttgCCTTTATCAACAGCATCGGCAACTCGGCCAGCATCTGGACGCCCTTTACCTACCGCCAGAAGGACTTCCCCTCGTACAAGCTGGCCATGGGGATCAACATTGGTCTGcaggcggtggcggccgtGTGTGGTGTGCTGATGTGGTACATCCTGACCAGCCGGAACAAGCAGCTGGAGAGGATGGAGAATGAGGACTCGGAGCTCAGCGGCAAGGACTTGGCTGTGCTGCAGAAGACGGCCGATCTGGCTGGTGTCGACATTACGACGGCGAGGAGGCAGCAGAAGGGGTACAGGTACATGATTTGA
- a CDS encoding ATP-binding cassette sub-family B member 5, with protein sequence MPELVGALSDAAPLRRILEKGTASARQTNGQKLGCTKGSLELVNVSFTYPGMDKPVIDRLNMAIKPATKVALLGPSGAGKTTLLRIFMRYLSPSSGVVLINGQNIENIDKDSFHNFVGIMPQMPYIFNTTVMENIRLGKADASDEEVYEGCRNAMIHDTIMARPHGDNTQIGEQGGFLSGGEKQRIEFARLFFKAAQGYFIRRANG encoded by the exons ATGCCCGAGTtggtcggcgcgctttcGGACGCAGCGCCGCTGCGTCGCATCTTGGAGAAAGGCACCGCTTCCGCCCGTCAGACGAACGGCCAAAAGCTTGGGTGCACCAAAGGAAGTTTAGAGTTAGTCAACGTCTCTTTCACATACCCAGGGATGGATAAACCGGTTATAGACCGTTTAAATATGGCAATTAAACCGGCCACCAAGGTCGCCCTCCTTGGGCCGAGCGGGGCGGGTAAAACGACCCTGTTGAGGATTTTTATGCGGTACTTGTCGCCCAGCAGTGGTGTCGTTTTGATCAACGGCCAAAACATTGAAAACATCGACAAAGACTC GTTTCACAACTTTGTCGGTATAATGCCGCAAATGCCTTACATATTCAACACCACAGTGATGGAAAATATTAGGCTAGGGAAGGCGGATGCCAGCGATGAAGAAGTTTATGAAGGTTGCAGAAATGCCATGATCCACGATACTATCATGGCTCGCCCCCATGGAGACAACACTCAGATAGGGGAACAGGGAGG CTTTTTATCCGGCGGTGAAAAGCAGCGTATCGAGTTCGcccgtcttttttttaagGCGGCCCAAGGTTATTTTATTAGACGAGCCAACGGCTAA